A window of Gloeothece verrucosa PCC 7822 genomic DNA:
GGAATATTACTACGGGTCAATGTTTTAAAAGTTTACAAGGACATACCCATCGAATTTGGTCTGTTGCTTTCAGTCCAGATGGACGAATTTTAGCAAGCGGTTCCCACGATCAAACTATTAGATTATGGGATATTCACACAGGTCAATGTCTTAAAATATTTGATGAACATCAAGATTGGATTTGGTCTGTTGTTTTCAGTCCAGACGGACGAATTTTAGCTAGTAGTAGTAGCGATCGGACGATCAAAATTTGGGATGTTTTTACTGGTCAATGTCTTAAAACTTTACGGGGCCATAGTCATTGTGTCTATTCTATTGCTATCAGCCGGGATAATCAAATTTTAATTAGTGGTGGCGGAGATCAATTGATAAACTTATGGGATATTAATACAGGAATTTGTCTAAAAAGTTTACCAAAGCAACCTAAATGGATTTGGGCAGTTCGGTTAAGTCCAGATGGTCAAACTTTTAGCACTGCTTGTGAAGATGGAACAATTAAACTCTGGGATATGCAGACAGGAGATTGTTTAAAAACTATGAAAAGTCCTAAATTTTATGAAAAGATGAAAATTAATGGAATTAGAGGTATTACCTCCGCTACTATTAACACTTTAAAAACTTTAGGAGCGCTAGAGGAATAAAAAAAACAGGGCTGATTTATAAATTTTTCGGTTTGTATAGCTATGATTATTAGCCTTATCAAAAAACGAAAAAATTCAAATCTTTTCCCTGTTCTCTCCGCATTAACTGTTACTTATAATATAACAAGTTTGGAAGAACTAAAAATTTTAACTTTAAAATAAGGTCAAGGTTTACAAGCAGTAATAATACTCCAATAACCGCAAGTTGGCTTGACTTCTACATTCTCAAAACCAACTTTTTTTAAAAGAGTGGTTAACTCATGACCTGAGTATTGCTGTCCTTCTGTCCATAAAAGCATGATCATATTAGAAGCAGCAACAGATAAAGGACCGTTTTTTTGCTCATTATAAAGCATTTCATGAATAATAATGCGCCCTCCAGATTCTAAATTATTAAAACTTTTTTGCGCTAATAAAAAACATTTTTCTAATGACCAATCGTGAAAAATATCACTATAAAAATGAATGTCTGCTTTGGGAAAAGGTTGATTCCATATATCACAAATTTCAGTTTTAATACGTTCTTGTAAACCATATTTGCTTACAAATTCTTTAGCCAAGTTGCAAACAGAAGCCAAATCTATAATAATAGCTTCTAAGTTCGGCCATCTCATGACGGCATTAATAGCATAAATTCCTGAACCTCCGCCAATATCTAGCAAAACCTTGTTTTTTGACAAATCAAGATTATCTGCCCACGCTTGCGCTGGAGCAAGATTACGATCATGAATTGCATAAGTAAAAGCCCGTGCTAAATCTACCTTTTCTTGATGAGTTTGAAACAGATCATTTCCCGCATATATTTGTGCAGAATTAGTCAGTACAGCATTTTTCAAGTTTTGCCATGAGTATATATTTTCATTGGCACTCAAAAAATTTAAAAAATTACCTAAATAATTTGGGCTACTTTCCACAAGATAATTTTGTGAAAATTGCGTAAGTGAATAATAATTATTTTTAATTTGTAAAAGCCCAGTCGCTAGACACATGGATAAAAGAGCGTTGGCTGCACGATGCTCAATTTTGAGTATTTGACAAACTTCTGGCACGGTCAAAGGTTTTTCAACAAATATCGAAAAAAAATTAAGGTTATAGGCTACCAGAAGGGTTTTAAAGCTAATATGTCCAGATATTAAATCCCACAATATTCGCTCATCTGTTGTCGGTTTCTGTATTTTTGCAAAAGTATTTTGGTTCATAAGCTGTCAGATATATAGTGTTTCTATTTGAGTTGTGAATAAACTTGGTCGTCAAAAGGGAACAGGGAACACCCTAACTGGTGAGACCCGTACCGTTGGCGAGGTTCCGAATGCCTAGTGCGCCGTTGATAAAGGATCTGGTCCTAAAGCTATATTTCCCCAACGTATTACACTAGCGGCGGCAACACCAGCCGCCCCAAAACCATAAATAAAAACTAAATCATTTTCTTGAATTTTACCTAGTTTTGCAGCGTAATAAAGATTAGCTACTGTAATAACAGGGCCAATATTAGCAATTTGAGGATATAAATTAAAAGTCTTTGTTGAACTAATACCTAATACACGACTGCAAAAGCTTGCCAGCCAGGCAGTAGAAGTATTAAAAAGAAAAAAGTCAATATCCTCAATAGATAAGCCCGCCTCAGCCATCGCTCCCTCACTACAGGTACGCAGAAATCCTACTGCGGTTTCCCGAATCGCTCGATTTGCTCCCTTGTTTAATTTCATACGAATCTGAAGCTGTCCTTGAGCATCTGACTGAAGCTTGGCAGAAACCAAATTTGCTAAAGCAGAGGTGTGTATTGCTTTAGTACCCAAAAGCCCTTGATTGCCATTTATGGGACCTACCAGGAAAGCTCCTGCACAATCTCCTGTAAACCAAGAGAGAGTATCCGTCTCATCAAAAAAACGAGAGTAACAACAGGAAATAACCACAAGCACATTGTCGTATTCTCCTGTACGCACGAGAGAACAGGCTGTTTGCAGAGCTACTGGAGTGACCCCACAGGTTCCATCTAGATTCCAAGCCGCTCCCTGCAAACCAAGCTTTTGAGCAAGAAATGCAGCATCTCCAAACCCTACTTGTTCTGGCCAAATAGAAGCCACTAGCATTAAATCTATATCATTTATAGTTAATTGCGCTGCATTAAGAGCATCTTTTGCCGCCCGCTCTTGTAGATTTAATGCCGATTCATCAGTACCTAGTATCCATCGCTCAACAGTACCTCGAAAAGGGTCTGATAGGTACGGCATCATTTCTTCGTCAAACTCGTTAGTAGGAGAACCAGTGAGTGAAAAAAGTTTTGCTAAGTTTTGTTGTTCAGCATTAGCCACCAGTTCAGAAAAATTTTTTTTATAATAATCGTTTGTTCGTTTGATACTGGGGAAACTCAGCCCGATTGAACGAATGCCAACTGAAAAATTCATTACTCTTTTACTCCTTATAATAAATAATGATTTGATTTTTGTGCCATTAAACTTTGAATGCGTTTTCCAATCGGAGCAACAACACTTGAGTCAATCACTACATCAACTACAAAAGGAACGCTAGAAGCCATAGCTTGCTCCAATGCTAATTTGATCTGACTTTCGTTTTCTACACGAATACCTTTTGCGCCCATTCCTAAAGCAATTTTTACAAAATCTGTTTTAGGAATTGTTACATTAACATTATTGTAATTTTCAAACCCCATTCCTTGCTCACACATATTGTAGCGTCCGTCATTAAGAACAATCCAAACCACAGGAATAGCATATTTTACCGCAGTGCTAATTTCATTATTCATTAACATCGCTCCATCCCCAACAATTGCTATTGCTTTGCCTTGATGTGCTATGGCAGCCCCAACTACTCCTGTAACAAAATGTCCCATTGAGGCAAATCGAGTAGTTATACGATAACGATTTGCTTGAGTAAATCGCAGTAGATGAGTAGCCCAAGCCAATGAATTTCCTCCTTCAGCCATAATTATGGCATTACTTCCTTCGACTATTATTCTTTGAATCATATTCATCAGCACTTGAGGACGCACAGGAGTTTGGGCATTGGGATTAATAACAAACCGTTGTGGCCTTGGTATTTTTAGTCGTGTGAAAACATTTTTGTTTTTAGAAAAATAATTCAGTAGCTCTTTGACAAATAAATTTATATCTGATTGGATTCCAACAGTTTCTGAGTTTGGGTAAGCGGTTCCAGGTATATCTGAATTAAGGTCGACATGAACAAACCCTTTTTTAGGAATCATATTAGGATTCCATAAAGAAGTCAATTCCCCCAAGCGTGTTCCTAAAACCAGGGTGCGTAAAGGGCACTGTTCCTGCATATATTTCAAAACTGATTCATGTCCGGCAAAACCAGTAACACCAACAAATTGAGAATGGTCTTCTGGGAAAATTCCCTTGCCGCGTGGAGAACATATTACTCCGGCTCCTGTTGTTTCAGCTAATTGACGGATGGCTTCTGCCGCAGAGCGTGCCCCAAAACCAACCCAAATCGCAAAATGTCCCTCAGACAATAATCGCCCACATTCAGCTACTGTTTGCTGAGTGGTTGTAACTAGAGAACGAGAAAACGGAACCAAAGGTAATAGGCTATTAATTTTGCTAGCTTGGATAGCTCTAGAAATACTCACATGAGCGACAAAACCCCCTGGTTGTTCTAAACCTGAAGCTAACCGACGAGCAATGACCGGCAGTTGATCCGGAGATTCAAAGGTAGTGGCGTAATTAAATAAAGTTCCTGATGTAAAAATTCCTTCAT
This region includes:
- a CDS encoding methyltransferase; translation: MNQNTFAKIQKPTTDERILWDLISGHISFKTLLVAYNLNFFSIFVEKPLTVPEVCQILKIEHRAANALLSMCLATGLLQIKNNYYSLTQFSQNYLVESSPNYLGNFLNFLSANENIYSWQNLKNAVLTNSAQIYAGNDLFQTHQEKVDLARAFTYAIHDRNLAPAQAWADNLDLSKNKVLLDIGGGSGIYAINAVMRWPNLEAIIIDLASVCNLAKEFVSKYGLQERIKTEICDIWNQPFPKADIHFYSDIFHDWSLEKCFLLAQKSFNNLESGGRIIIHEMLYNEQKNGPLSVAASNMIMLLWTEGQQYSGHELTTLLKKVGFENVEVKPTCGYWSIITACKP
- a CDS encoding thiamine pyrophosphate-binding protein, with the translated sequence MSTTFPAKTINQNTQLAKLNKNSLSQNSTTTVSHAIVNMLEQMGVQYAFGVSGGAIAPLWDALAHSSIQVLHFRHEAGAAFAAAEAYFASNKPVVVFTTTGPGITNALTGLMAARWEGAKVIFLSGATSAPQRGRWACQETSTYTMPHEGIFTSGTLFNYATTFESPDQLPVIARRLASGLEQPGGFVAHVSISRAIQASKINSLLPLVPFSRSLVTTTQQTVAECGRLLSEGHFAIWVGFGARSAAEAIRQLAETTGAGVICSPRGKGIFPEDHSQFVGVTGFAGHESVLKYMQEQCPLRTLVLGTRLGELTSLWNPNMIPKKGFVHVDLNSDIPGTAYPNSETVGIQSDINLFVKELLNYFSKNKNVFTRLKIPRPQRFVINPNAQTPVRPQVLMNMIQRIIVEGSNAIIMAEGGNSLAWATHLLRFTQANRYRITTRFASMGHFVTGVVGAAIAHQGKAIAIVGDGAMLMNNEISTAVKYAIPVVWIVLNDGRYNMCEQGMGFENYNNVNVTIPKTDFVKIALGMGAKGIRVENESQIKLALEQAMASSVPFVVDVVIDSSVVAPIGKRIQSLMAQKSNHYLL
- a CDS encoding 3-oxoacyl-ACP synthase III family protein codes for the protein MNFSVGIRSIGLSFPSIKRTNDYYKKNFSELVANAEQQNLAKLFSLTGSPTNEFDEEMMPYLSDPFRGTVERWILGTDESALNLQERAAKDALNAAQLTINDIDLMLVASIWPEQVGFGDAAFLAQKLGLQGAAWNLDGTCGVTPVALQTACSLVRTGEYDNVLVVISCCYSRFFDETDTLSWFTGDCAGAFLVGPINGNQGLLGTKAIHTSALANLVSAKLQSDAQGQLQIRMKLNKGANRAIRETAVGFLRTCSEGAMAEAGLSIEDIDFFLFNTSTAWLASFCSRVLGISSTKTFNLYPQIANIGPVITVANLYYAAKLGKIQENDLVFIYGFGAAGVAAASVIRWGNIALGPDPLSTAH